The sequence CGAGAGTCTGCCGGTTTTCCCCGTGCCCGATTTTTAGTTGTCAATCGATAACTTTTTTGATGTCTTTTTCTTTGCCGAAGAGAACAAGGATGTCGTTTTCTTCGACGATTGTTGTGGAAGTGGGAACTCCGTAAATTCTTTGTTTTGTTAATTCTTCGCCCGTCGCTTCGTCGACCACTTTATATTCTCTTTTGATTGTAATCAAATTCAGATTGTAGCGGATACGCAAGTCGATTTCCTGAAGCGATTTTCCTATAAATGCTTTCGGGGCGCGTATCTGGAAAATGCTGTACTCTTCTCCGATAGAAACAAAGTCGAGAATATCGTCGCTCATTAAAGTATTTGCTACTTTATTGGCAATTTCGAAATCCGGCGAGATTACCTGATCGACGCCGAGCTTGGTCAAAATCTTCTCGTGAATTTTCGATGTCGCTCTTGCAATTACTTTTTTGACTTTCATCTGCAGAAGTAAAACCGATGTAAGGATTGTATCTTCGAAATTCGTTCCCATCGAAATGATGACGGCGTCCACTTTATCGACGCCGAGCGATCTTAGGGCTTTTTCGTCGGTAGAATCCATTCGTACGGCATAAGTTACTTTATCTTTGATGTCTTCGATTATTTCCATATCGCGGTCGATGGCAATCACTTCGGCGCCTTTTTCCGCCAGCGAAAGGGCAACGCTCAATCCGAAATCGCCAAGACCGATAACTGCAAATTTCTTATTCATGTCGATACCTTTTAATTAGAGTATTGAAATGTTTTCATGAGGCAATTCGTAATAATCTTCCTTCGCGCCGCTCATAAAAGTATAAAGAAAAGCGAGGGGACCGACTCTGCCTATAAACATAAGCAGAACAACTATTATCTTTCCGCCCCACGTTAGCTCCTGTGTTAATCCCATAGACAGTCCAACAGTGCCGAATGCGCTGAATGCTTCAAAAGCAACTTTTGTTAAGTCAGCGCGCTCGGTTATGGTCAAAAGAAAAATACCGAAAGTAATAAAAAAAATCGAGAGACCGGCTTTGATCAGCGCTTTTATTATTATTTCGTTTGGAATCGCTCTGTTGTATATGTAGACTTCTTTTTGTTTTTTAGTATGGCAATCGAACCGTAGAACAAAAGAGCAAACGTTGTGGTCTTAACGCCGCCGCCCGTACCGCCGGGAGAAGCTCCTATAAACATCAGTAGAAAAAACAACACGGCGGTGGGCGTGGTAATCAGTCCGAAATCGATTGTGTTGAATCCGGCTGTGCGTGCCGTTACCGACTGAAAATATGATGCGTTTAACTTTTCGAATAAATTCAAATTCTTCAAAGTGTTGTGCTGCTCCAGAAAATAAAACGAAGCCGCGCCGAAAACTATCAATAAAATTGTGCTGACGACTACGATGCGCGTTTGAAGAGGCAGCTTGATGGATAGT comes from Melioribacter roseus P3M-2 and encodes:
- a CDS encoding potassium channel family protein gives rise to the protein MNKKFAVIGLGDFGLSVALSLAEKGAEVIAIDRDMEIIEDIKDKVTYAVRMDSTDEKALRSLGVDKVDAVIISMGTNFEDTILTSVLLLQMKVKKVIARATSKIHEKILTKLGVDQVISPDFEIANKVANTLMSDDILDFVSIGEEYSIFQIRAPKAFIGKSLQEIDLRIRYNLNLITIKREYKVVDEATGEELTKQRIYGVPTSTTIVEENDILVLFGKEKDIKKVID
- a CDS encoding potassium transporter TrkG, whose amino-acid sequence is MYNRAIPNEIIIKALIKAGLSIFFITFGIFLLTITERADLTKVAFEAFSAFGTVGLSMGLTQELTWGGKIIVVLLMFIGRVGPLAFLYTFMSGAKEDYYELPHENISIL